The following proteins are co-located in the Pseudomonas sp. DY-1 genome:
- a CDS encoding amidohydrolase family protein gives MTHAKGAIDAWAQLATGRTRELIPEAVRLFEKSGTTSLLDKGLSPEQTVAEMDRAGIDKLMVSAWCRPERWVSTNEEVAEYTRAFPDRFVGVAAVDMSKPMAALRELDRAVNELGFKALRVVPWLWKLPPNHRLYYPLYAKCIELDIPFCTQVGHTGPLMPSETGRPVPYLDEVALDFPELRIVAGHIGHPWTEEMIGVAWKHDNIYIDTSAYLPRYYPQALIQYMKTYGQDKVLFGSNFPQLSLSRCMEQVEEMGLSEDVKGKFLHGNARRVFKL, from the coding sequence ATGACTCACGCAAAAGGCGCCATCGATGCCTGGGCCCAGCTTGCTACTGGCCGAACCCGCGAGCTGATACCCGAGGCAGTGCGGCTGTTCGAGAAGTCCGGAACCACGTCCCTGCTCGACAAGGGCCTGAGTCCCGAGCAAACCGTTGCCGAAATGGACCGTGCCGGCATCGACAAGCTGATGGTCAGCGCCTGGTGCCGTCCTGAACGCTGGGTAAGCACCAACGAAGAAGTGGCCGAATACACCCGCGCCTTCCCCGATCGCTTCGTCGGGGTTGCAGCGGTGGACATGAGCAAGCCCATGGCCGCCCTGCGCGAGTTGGACCGCGCCGTGAATGAGCTGGGTTTCAAGGCGCTGCGGGTAGTGCCATGGCTGTGGAAACTGCCGCCCAACCACCGGCTCTACTACCCGCTCTATGCGAAGTGCATCGAGCTGGACATCCCCTTCTGCACTCAGGTGGGCCACACCGGCCCGCTGATGCCCTCGGAAACCGGCCGGCCCGTGCCGTACCTGGACGAGGTGGCGCTGGACTTCCCCGAGCTGCGCATCGTCGCTGGGCATATCGGCCATCCCTGGACCGAGGAAATGATTGGCGTCGCCTGGAAGCACGACAACATCTATATCGATACTTCTGCCTACCTGCCGCGCTACTACCCGCAGGCGTTGATCCAGTACATGAAGACTTACGGCCAGGACAAGGTGCTATTCGGCAGCAACTTTCCGCAGTTGTCGCTCTCGCGTTGCATGGAGCAGGTAGAGGAGATGGGGCTGTCGGAGGATGTGAAAGGAAAATTCCTTCACGGCAACGCACGAAGAGTGTTCAAGCTCTAG
- a CDS encoding acyl-CoA dehydrogenase family protein, producing the protein MQRIHFETEHNLFREAFRAFLQREVVPHQDEWEAAGVVDRSVWKKAGEMGFLLPWADEEYGGSGLKDFRYEQIMCEELAYINEPGFMIPLHSALCGPYIAEYGNAEQKARFLPGIIRGETILAVAMTEPSAGSDLAGMRTTAIDKGDHYLLNGSKVFISNGLLADVVIVAAKTDPANKHAMGLFLVERGMEGFERGRNLKKLGMKSQDTAELFFNNVKVPKENLLGDAKGGFFYLMNMLAQERLTNACGAVAGAEAALLTTIDYVKERKAFDRPVAHFQNTRFKLAEMRTQIDVAQVFTDRCVMDHNQKKLTPEVAAEAKLFTTELLCKVVDEGVQLHGGWGYMWEYPICKMYANARIQRIFAGTSEIMKEIISRGMKL; encoded by the coding sequence ATGCAGCGCATTCATTTCGAGACCGAACACAATCTGTTCCGCGAGGCTTTCCGAGCCTTCCTGCAAAGGGAAGTGGTTCCGCACCAGGACGAGTGGGAAGCGGCCGGCGTGGTCGACCGCAGCGTGTGGAAGAAAGCTGGGGAGATGGGCTTCCTGCTGCCTTGGGCGGACGAGGAATACGGTGGTTCCGGGCTCAAGGACTTCCGTTACGAGCAGATCATGTGCGAGGAACTGGCCTACATCAACGAGCCGGGCTTCATGATTCCTCTGCATTCGGCCCTCTGCGGCCCCTACATCGCCGAGTACGGCAACGCCGAGCAGAAGGCGCGCTTCCTACCGGGAATCATCCGCGGCGAAACCATCCTCGCTGTGGCCATGACCGAACCTTCCGCTGGCTCCGATCTGGCTGGCATGCGCACTACCGCAATCGACAAGGGTGACCATTACCTGCTCAACGGCTCCAAGGTGTTCATCTCAAACGGGCTGCTGGCGGACGTGGTGATCGTCGCCGCCAAGACCGACCCGGCGAACAAGCACGCCATGGGTCTGTTCCTGGTGGAGCGGGGCATGGAGGGTTTCGAGCGTGGTCGCAACCTGAAGAAGCTGGGCATGAAGAGCCAGGACACTGCCGAGCTGTTCTTCAATAACGTGAAGGTGCCGAAGGAAAACCTGCTGGGCGATGCCAAGGGTGGCTTCTTCTATCTGATGAACATGCTCGCTCAGGAGCGGCTGACCAATGCCTGCGGTGCAGTGGCCGGCGCCGAGGCCGCGCTGCTCACCACCATCGACTACGTGAAGGAGCGCAAGGCCTTCGATCGGCCCGTAGCGCACTTCCAGAACACCCGCTTCAAGCTGGCCGAGATGCGTACCCAGATCGACGTCGCGCAGGTGTTCACCGACCGCTGCGTGATGGACCACAACCAGAAGAAGCTCACTCCCGAGGTGGCCGCCGAGGCCAAGCTGTTCACCACAGAACTGCTGTGCAAGGTGGTGGACGAAGGCGTGCAGTTGCATGGCGGCTGGGGCTACATGTGGGAGTACCCGATCTGCAAGATGTACGCGAACGCGCGTATCCAGCGCATCTTCGCCGGCACTTCGGAAATCATGAAAGAGATCATCAGCCGCGGGATGAAGCTCTGA
- a CDS encoding bacteriohemerythrin: MNSMNLAWSSDYSTGISIIDEQHKRLFDYFAEIEEGVARDDSQGLELVVHGLIHYAISHNTYEESLMEQAGYPMLEAHRATHESFKARAQDLLKKLESGEAPAKVAAKARIFIGLWLVSHVKQEDQDYVPYVKKLGRKSLMSSLLGKLFG; encoded by the coding sequence ATGAACAGCATGAATCTTGCCTGGTCGTCGGATTATTCGACCGGGATCTCGATCATTGACGAGCAGCACAAGCGTCTCTTCGACTACTTCGCCGAGATCGAGGAAGGGGTCGCCCGCGACGATTCGCAGGGGCTCGAACTCGTAGTGCATGGCCTGATCCACTACGCCATTTCCCACAACACTTACGAAGAGTCGCTGATGGAGCAGGCTGGATATCCGATGCTGGAGGCGCATCGGGCCACCCATGAAAGTTTCAAGGCGCGGGCCCAGGACCTGCTCAAGAAGCTTGAATCAGGTGAGGCTCCCGCCAAGGTAGCGGCCAAGGCAAGAATCTTCATCGGCCTCTGGCTGGTCAGCCACGTCAAGCAGGAAGACCAGGACTACGTGCCTTATGTGAAGAAACTTGGGCGCAAGAGCCTGATGTCGTCGCTTTTGGGCAAGCTGTTCGGTTGA
- a CDS encoding dicarboxylate/amino acid:cation symporter, with product MSRQPFYKSLYVQVIVAIAIGILLGHFYPETGVALKPLGDGFVKLIKMAIAPIIFCTVVSGIAGMQDMKAVGKTGGYALLYFEIVSTIALIIGLVVVNIVQPGVGMHVDPATLDTKGIAAFTAAGEQQSTIAFLLNVIPSTIVGAFASGDILQVLFFSVIFAFALQRMGDYGKPVLEFIDRIAQVMFGIINMIMKVAPIGAFGAMAFTIGQYGVGSLVQLGQLMLCFYITCVFFILVVLGGIARAHGFSILRFIRYIREELLIVLGTSSSESALPRMLNKMEKLGAKKSVVGLVIPTGYSFNLDGTSIYLTMAAVFIAQATDTTMDITHQLTLLAVLLIASKGAAGVTGSGFIVLAATLSAVGHLPVAGLALILGIDRFMSEARALTNLIGNGVATIVVAKWCKQLDEDTLQRELASSGKSEAPAAPQTAA from the coding sequence ATGTCCCGCCAACCGTTCTACAAGAGCCTGTACGTCCAGGTCATCGTCGCCATCGCCATCGGCATCCTGCTGGGTCACTTCTATCCGGAGACCGGTGTTGCGCTCAAACCCCTGGGTGACGGCTTCGTCAAACTGATCAAGATGGCCATCGCGCCCATCATTTTCTGCACCGTGGTCAGCGGCATCGCCGGCATGCAGGACATGAAGGCAGTGGGTAAGACCGGCGGCTACGCGCTGCTGTATTTCGAAATCGTATCCACCATCGCGCTGATCATCGGCCTGGTCGTGGTCAACATCGTCCAGCCTGGTGTCGGCATGCATGTCGATCCGGCCACCCTGGACACCAAGGGCATTGCCGCCTTCACCGCTGCCGGCGAACAGCAGAGCACCATTGCCTTCCTGCTCAACGTCATCCCCAGCACCATCGTTGGCGCCTTCGCCTCGGGTGACATCCTGCAGGTGCTGTTCTTCTCCGTGATCTTCGCTTTCGCCCTGCAGCGCATGGGTGACTACGGCAAGCCGGTGCTGGAATTCATCGATCGCATCGCCCAGGTCATGTTCGGCATCATCAACATGATCATGAAGGTCGCCCCCATCGGTGCCTTCGGTGCCATGGCCTTCACCATCGGCCAGTACGGCGTGGGTTCGCTGGTGCAGCTTGGCCAGTTGATGCTGTGCTTCTACATCACCTGCGTGTTCTTCATCCTGGTGGTCCTGGGCGGTATCGCCCGTGCCCACGGCTTCAGCATCCTGCGCTTCATCCGCTACATCCGCGAAGAGTTGCTGATCGTACTCGGTACGTCTTCTTCCGAGTCGGCCCTGCCGCGCATGCTGAACAAGATGGAAAAACTGGGTGCCAAGAAGTCCGTGGTCGGCCTGGTGATCCCCACTGGCTACTCCTTCAACCTGGATGGCACTTCCATCTACCTGACCATGGCTGCGGTGTTCATCGCCCAGGCTACTGACACCACCATGGACATCACTCACCAGCTGACCCTGCTGGCTGTGCTGCTGATCGCATCCAAGGGCGCCGCCGGCGTCACCGGTTCCGGCTTCATTGTGTTGGCCGCCACTCTGTCCGCCGTTGGCCACCTGCCGGTTGCCGGCCTGGCACTGATCCTCGGCATCGACCGCTTCATGTCCGAAGCCCGTGCCCTGACCAACCTGATCGGCAACGGCGTTGCCACCATCGTGGTCGCCAAGTGGTGCAAGCAACTGGACGAAGACACTCTGCAGCGTGAGCTGGCTTCCAGCGGAAAGTCCGAAGCTCCTGCCGCTCCGCAGACCGCTGCCTGA
- a CDS encoding AraC family transcriptional regulator yields the protein MRERTIASHFVRAALCGAMHHGVDCTPLLRAAGIQPALLDEPRARVAPEQFARLMQLLWEVLDDEYMGFGQQRSKRGTFAMMCHAIIHCRSLEKALVRGTLFYGLFPDAPRIQLERDGDFAVLTVDDALLRDPDHFLVESLLVIWHRLGSWLIGQRIRLEEATFSYAKPAHAAEYELLFPTSRHFGAPRISLRFHSRYLAMPLLQDERTLKHFLEHSPADLLARPDGGDSLTSQIRRLLGRDCRTWPDLEAVAQHLHISPQTLRRHLREEGSSFQELKDHLRRDLAIYHLGRDELSIQDIAEQLGFSEPSAFHRAFKKWTGLTPGAYRAQET from the coding sequence ATGCGCGAGCGCACAATCGCCAGCCATTTCGTCCGGGCCGCCTTGTGCGGCGCCATGCACCATGGCGTGGATTGCACCCCCTTGCTGCGTGCCGCCGGCATTCAGCCGGCCCTGCTGGACGAACCGCGGGCCCGCGTGGCTCCTGAACAGTTCGCGCGACTGATGCAGCTGCTCTGGGAAGTGCTCGACGACGAGTACATGGGCTTCGGCCAGCAGCGCAGCAAGCGCGGCACCTTCGCCATGATGTGCCACGCAATCATCCATTGCCGCAGCCTGGAAAAGGCCCTCGTGAGGGGTACCCTTTTCTACGGGCTGTTCCCTGATGCCCCGCGCATCCAGCTGGAACGGGACGGCGATTTCGCCGTCCTGACGGTGGACGACGCGCTGCTCCGCGACCCGGACCACTTCCTGGTGGAAAGCCTGCTGGTTATCTGGCATCGGTTGGGCAGTTGGCTGATTGGCCAGCGCATCCGGCTGGAGGAAGCCACCTTCAGCTATGCCAAACCGGCCCACGCGGCCGAGTACGAATTGCTCTTCCCCACCAGCCGCCACTTCGGGGCGCCGCGCATCAGCCTGCGCTTTCATTCGCGCTACCTGGCCATGCCGCTGCTACAAGACGAGCGCACCCTCAAGCACTTCCTCGAACACTCCCCGGCCGACCTGCTGGCCCGTCCCGATGGCGGCGACAGTCTGACCAGCCAGATCCGCCGCCTGCTTGGCCGCGACTGCCGTACCTGGCCAGACTTGGAAGCGGTGGCCCAGCACCTGCACATCAGCCCGCAGACCCTGCGTCGACACTTACGGGAGGAGGGTTCGAGCTTCCAGGAACTGAAGGACCACCTGCGCCGCGACCTGGCCATCTACCACCTGGGCCGGGATGAACTCTCCATCCAGGACATCGCCGAACAGCTCGGCTTCTCCGAACCATCGGCATTCCATCGGGCGTTCAAGAAGTGGACCGGACTGACGCCGGGGGCGTATCGGGCGCAGGAGACCTAA
- a CDS encoding ATP-binding protein codes for MTKAWRNFYRPMGWSLRLRLMLGAAAMAVLFMLALLPALRGAFVIALDQSIEQRLAADASALIAAARVENGQLEMPDKLPNEEFDNLEASQLGYIYDSEGAKVWQSLSSRDEQVTYRPRYDGQGHEFLRVADAKGREFFVYDVEVDLLRGQRAAYSVVTMQPVSDYQSMYDGFLQQLYLWLGGALLVLLGLLWFGLTWGFRSLRGLSAELDQVESGSRDSLSDDHPRELLRLTKSLNRLLDSERRQRERYRNSLDDLAHSLKTPLSVLQGVSENIAARSDNREQARVLQSQIERMSQQIGYQLQRASLRKSGLVRHRVRLAPLLDTLCDALDKVYREKRVRVERDFDQDLMIPMEQGALLEMLGNLLENAFRLCLGEIRVSARVRGGHCELKVEDDGPGVPLDQRERILKRGERLDAQHPGQGIGTAVIKDIIESYDGELFLEESPLGGAEFRIRFPLL; via the coding sequence ATGACCAAGGCATGGCGGAATTTCTACCGCCCGATGGGATGGTCGCTGCGCCTGCGACTTATGCTGGGTGCCGCCGCGATGGCGGTGCTGTTCATGCTCGCATTGCTGCCAGCGCTGCGGGGCGCCTTCGTGATCGCCCTCGACCAGTCCATCGAGCAGCGGCTGGCCGCCGATGCCAGTGCGCTGATCGCGGCGGCCCGTGTGGAGAACGGCCAGCTGGAGATGCCCGACAAGCTGCCCAACGAGGAGTTCGACAACCTGGAGGCCAGTCAGCTTGGCTACATCTACGACAGTGAAGGTGCCAAGGTCTGGCAGTCCCTTTCATCGCGGGATGAGCAGGTGACCTACCGGCCGCGCTACGACGGCCAGGGCCACGAGTTTCTCAGGGTCGCGGATGCCAAGGGGCGCGAGTTCTTCGTCTACGACGTGGAGGTGGACCTGCTGCGCGGGCAGCGCGCCGCCTACAGCGTCGTCACCATGCAGCCGGTTAGCGACTACCAGTCCATGTACGACGGATTCCTCCAGCAGCTCTACCTCTGGCTGGGGGGAGCGCTATTGGTGCTGCTGGGGTTGCTCTGGTTCGGCTTGACCTGGGGCTTTCGCAGCCTGCGCGGGCTCAGTGCCGAGCTGGACCAGGTGGAATCCGGCAGCCGTGACAGCCTGAGTGACGACCACCCGCGTGAGCTGCTGCGCCTGACCAAGTCCCTCAATCGCCTGCTGGATAGCGAACGCCGTCAGCGCGAGCGCTATCGCAATTCGCTGGACGACCTTGCCCATAGTCTGAAGACGCCGCTCTCCGTGCTGCAGGGCGTCAGCGAGAACATCGCCGCCCGGTCGGACAACCGCGAGCAGGCGCGGGTGCTGCAGAGTCAGATAGAGCGCATGAGCCAGCAGATCGGCTACCAGCTGCAGCGGGCGTCACTGCGCAAGAGTGGCCTGGTACGTCACCGGGTGCGTCTGGCGCCGCTGCTGGACACCCTTTGCGATGCGCTGGACAAGGTCTATCGGGAGAAGCGTGTGCGTGTGGAGCGGGATTTCGACCAGGACCTGATGATCCCTATGGAGCAGGGAGCCTTGCTGGAGATGCTCGGCAACCTGCTGGAGAACGCGTTCCGCCTGTGTCTGGGGGAAATTCGCGTCAGTGCCCGTGTGCGCGGCGGTCATTGCGAACTCAAGGTGGAGGACGACGGCCCCGGCGTGCCGCTGGATCAGCGCGAGCGCATCCTCAAGCGCGGCGAGCGGCTGGACGCCCAGCATCCGGGGCAGGGCATAGGTACGGCGGTAATCAAGGACATCATCGAAAGCTACGACGGCGAACTGTTCCTGGAGGAGTCCCCGTTGGGCGGGGCGGAGTTCAGGATTCGGTTTCCGTTGCTCTGA
- a CDS encoding response regulator encodes MKLLVVEDEALLRHHLYTRLGEQGHVVDAVPDAEEALYRAAEYNHDLAVVDLGLPGMSGLDLIRQLRSQGKSFPILILTARGNWQDKVEGLAAGADDYVVKPFQFEELEARLNALLRRSSGFVQSTIEAGPLLLDLNRKQAQLDGEPVALTAYEYRILEYLMRHHQQVVAKERLMEQLYPNDEERDPNVIEVLVGRLRRKLEGGSGFKPIDTVRGQGYLFTERCR; translated from the coding sequence ATGAAACTGCTGGTTGTGGAAGACGAGGCGCTGCTGCGCCATCACCTCTACACCCGTCTCGGCGAGCAGGGACATGTCGTGGATGCGGTGCCCGACGCCGAGGAAGCGCTATATCGCGCGGCGGAATACAACCATGACCTGGCAGTGGTTGACCTCGGCCTGCCGGGCATGAGCGGGCTGGATCTGATCCGTCAGTTGCGCAGCCAGGGCAAGAGCTTCCCCATCCTCATTCTCACCGCCCGTGGCAACTGGCAGGACAAGGTCGAGGGGCTGGCCGCCGGGGCTGACGATTACGTGGTCAAGCCTTTCCAGTTCGAGGAACTGGAGGCACGGCTGAATGCACTGTTGCGGCGTTCTTCGGGGTTCGTTCAGTCAACGATAGAGGCGGGTCCGCTGCTACTGGACCTGAACCGCAAGCAGGCACAACTGGACGGTGAACCCGTAGCGCTCACAGCCTACGAATACCGCATCCTCGAATACCTGATGCGTCATCACCAGCAGGTTGTGGCCAAGGAGCGGCTGATGGAGCAGCTGTATCCGAATGATGAGGAGCGTGATCCCAATGTGATCGAAGTGTTGGTCGGTCGCCTGCGCCGCAAGCTGGAGGGCGGCAGCGGATTCAAGCCGATCGACACTGTGCGCGGCCAGGGCTACCTGTTCACCGAGCGCTGCCGATGA